In a genomic window of Pseudomonas oryzihabitans:
- a CDS encoding purine-cytosine permease family protein, translating to MEIENRSVEFIPEHERYGSPKRLFTIWCSANMQVTTMVIGALGVVAGLNLGWTFIGLILGNLIGSVFMAAHSAQGPHLGIPQMIQSRAQFGVLGAGVPLAIVVLAYILFTAANGVVMRDSIKAVAPVSDNNAIILFGVLTLVVGFVGYELIHRIGAWMSALSSIVFALAAYAVLQHGLPAGVWELSSGTFKFAVFCLVVTQAASWTLGFGPYVADYSRYLPTTISTRSTFWYSYLGIVIGSTLLMLLGAIMAASALDVTTDPGSAIAKLFPGYETLVYCVIIVGVLEWNVMNLYSSYMSTTTIFTGFNGKVRISLLTKFFIMAIVAVIVTWIAIAAQYNFSAYFSDILIGQVYVLVPWSAINLADYYWIRKGRYSVAAMYDVNGIYGKVNWNTLSIYAFAVVVQIPFMELSFYKGPIASLVGTDISWLPALVVPGVLYYLVNRRKQLHLTPFDSVQSFTAPVSPFENA from the coding sequence ATGGAAATCGAGAATCGCAGCGTCGAATTCATTCCCGAGCACGAACGTTATGGATCGCCCAAGCGGCTCTTCACCATCTGGTGCAGCGCCAACATGCAGGTCACCACCATGGTGATCGGGGCACTGGGCGTGGTTGCCGGATTGAACCTGGGCTGGACCTTCATCGGCTTGATCCTGGGCAACCTGATCGGCTCCGTATTCATGGCGGCGCATTCCGCGCAAGGGCCGCACCTGGGTATCCCGCAGATGATCCAGAGTCGGGCGCAGTTCGGCGTGCTCGGGGCCGGCGTGCCGCTGGCCATCGTAGTGCTGGCCTATATCCTCTTCACCGCGGCCAATGGCGTGGTGATGCGTGATTCGATCAAGGCGGTGGCGCCGGTCTCGGATAACAACGCCATCATCCTGTTCGGCGTGCTCACCCTCGTCGTCGGCTTCGTGGGCTACGAGCTGATCCACCGCATCGGTGCCTGGATGAGCGCGCTGTCCAGCATCGTCTTCGCTTTGGCGGCCTATGCCGTCCTTCAGCATGGCTTGCCCGCCGGCGTGTGGGAACTGTCGTCGGGCACCTTCAAGTTCGCGGTCTTCTGCCTGGTGGTGACCCAAGCCGCGTCCTGGACCCTCGGGTTCGGACCTTACGTGGCCGACTACTCCCGTTACCTGCCCACTACCATCTCCACGCGATCGACGTTCTGGTACAGCTATCTGGGCATCGTGATCGGCTCGACGCTGTTGATGCTGCTCGGCGCTATCATGGCCGCCTCTGCGCTGGACGTGACTACCGATCCCGGTAGCGCCATCGCCAAGCTCTTCCCTGGTTACGAGACGCTGGTGTACTGCGTGATCATCGTCGGGGTGCTGGAGTGGAACGTGATGAACCTGTACAGCTCCTACATGTCCACCACAACCATCTTCACCGGCTTCAACGGCAAGGTGCGGATCAGCCTGCTGACCAAGTTCTTCATCATGGCGATCGTCGCCGTGATCGTCACTTGGATCGCCATCGCCGCCCAATACAACTTCAGCGCCTACTTCAGCGACATCCTGATCGGCCAGGTCTATGTGCTGGTTCCCTGGAGCGCCATCAACCTGGCGGACTACTACTGGATCCGCAAGGGGCGCTACAGCGTGGCGGCCATGTACGACGTCAATGGCATTTACGGCAAGGTTAACTGGAATACCCTGTCGATCTATGCCTTTGCCGTAGTGGTGCAGATCCCCTTCATGGAGCTGTCTTTCTACAAGGGGCCCATAGCCAGCCTCGTCGGTACTGATATCTCTTGGCTGCCCGCGCTGGTCGTTCCTGGGGTGCTGTATTACCTGGTGAATCGTCGCAAACAGTTGCACTTGACGCCCTTCGACAGCGTCCAGTCCTTCACCGCTCCGGTCAGCCCATTCGAGAATGCCTGA
- a CDS encoding SDR family NAD(P)-dependent oxidoreductase, with protein sequence MGRLAGKVALITGGAGGCGLSAAELFAREGARVAILDLPSSDGAAVAERISAAGGSVCFVAADVSVADQVHAAVAQVEQRFGAITVLMNHAGTIHVGPFLETGEDDWDRLMAINVKSMFLVSRAVLPGMIAAGGGSVICTSSISGVVGTPMEVLYCTTKGACHMFARALAVEFRDRNIRSNAICPGFIGTAHGRRELDLLREHGTEISDATLAGMQGRLCDPAEVASAALFLASDDSSFVNGTHLFVDNAYTAA encoded by the coding sequence ATGGGACGCCTTGCAGGAAAAGTCGCTTTGATCACCGGTGGCGCAGGCGGCTGCGGCCTCTCGGCAGCCGAACTCTTCGCCCGCGAAGGCGCCAGGGTCGCCATTCTCGACCTGCCGAGCAGCGACGGCGCCGCCGTGGCTGAACGCATCAGCGCTGCGGGCGGTAGCGTCTGCTTCGTGGCCGCGGACGTCTCCGTGGCCGACCAGGTCCACGCCGCCGTCGCTCAGGTGGAGCAGCGCTTCGGCGCGATCACCGTACTGATGAATCATGCCGGCACCATCCATGTGGGCCCCTTTCTGGAAACCGGGGAGGACGACTGGGATCGGTTGATGGCGATCAACGTCAAGAGCATGTTTCTGGTGTCCCGTGCCGTCCTGCCGGGGATGATCGCCGCCGGGGGCGGCAGCGTGATTTGCACCTCGTCGATCTCTGGAGTCGTCGGTACACCGATGGAGGTGCTCTATTGCACCACTAAGGGTGCCTGCCACATGTTCGCCCGGGCGCTAGCCGTGGAGTTCCGCGACCGCAACATCCGTAGCAACGCCATCTGCCCTGGCTTCATCGGTACCGCCCATGGCCGTCGCGAACTCGACCTGTTGCGCGAGCACGGTACCGAGATATCCGACGCGACCCTGGCGGGAATGCAGGGGCGCCTGTGCGATCCAGCGGAAGTAGCGTCAGCCGCGTTGTTCCTCGCCAGCGATGATTCCAGCTTCGTTAACGGTACCCATTTGTTCGTCGATAACGCCTACACCGCGGCTTGA
- a CDS encoding DUF1993 domain-containing protein, with the protein MTLTDILVPTYTHMLQALSAWLDKAEAQRPEGAAEALLVARLAPDMFPLATQVRFACVQAQEGVFRLHGQAFPPSLTTLLDEGRHAAEQPGSLAQAQARISETLAELQRTVAEQTPVAEGTPLAHELPQGLVFDFSAEQYVRDWALSQFYFHVMTAYAILRAEGIELGKADYVAHMLPYLRPGVAPT; encoded by the coding sequence ATGACGCTCACCGATATCCTCGTCCCCACCTACACCCATATGCTCCAAGCCCTGTCGGCCTGGCTCGACAAGGCCGAGGCCCAGCGACCTGAGGGTGCTGCCGAAGCGCTGCTGGTGGCGCGCCTGGCGCCCGACATGTTCCCGCTCGCCACCCAGGTGCGCTTTGCCTGCGTCCAGGCTCAGGAAGGGGTTTTCCGCCTGCATGGCCAGGCCTTTCCGCCCTCGCTGACGACCCTGCTCGATGAGGGCCGCCACGCCGCCGAGCAGCCCGGCTCGCTCGCCCAGGCCCAAGCGCGGATCAGCGAAACGCTGGCAGAGTTACAGCGTACGGTGGCTGAGCAGACACCAGTCGCCGAGGGAACGCCCCTGGCCCATGAACTGCCGCAGGGCCTGGTGTTCGATTTTTCGGCGGAGCAGTACGTGCGCGATTGGGCGCTGTCGCAGTTCTATTTCCATGTGATGACGGCCTACGCGATCCTGCGTGCCGAGGGCATCGAGCTGGGCAAGGCCGACTACGTCGCCCATATGCTGCCCTACCTGCGCCCTGGCGTCGCGCCGACCTGA
- a CDS encoding MmgE/PrpD family protein, with product MTSAEGKGTTHILASYLVKARYEDLPPAVRKEGVRTLLNWVGVAVGGSQHETVARALRALGPFSGPEQASLLGRTERLDIMNTAFLNGVASHIFDYDDTHLKTIIHPAGPVVSAILALSEYRPVRGREFLNALVLGVETECRIGNAVYPNHYDVGWHITGTAGVFGAAAAAGKLLGLSEQQLVWALGLAASQPVGLRESFGSMNKSFNPGRAASNGLFAALLAAQDFTSSDGMLEAKRGWAHTISTKQDLAEITEGLGTRYEAALNTYKPFACGIVIHPALDAAIQLRNRYQLKPEQIAEVRLRVHPLVLELTGKQTPQTGLEGKFSIYHSVAIALIQGAAGERQYSDQAVQDPAVLALRSKVVATVDPEIKPQQVDMTIVLNDGRQLHQYIQHAIGSVEVPMTDEQLAAKFSDLAEGILPRQQTQALMETCWQVEQLADASQIARAARRSTT from the coding sequence ATGACGTCAGCTGAGGGCAAAGGCACTACGCACATCCTGGCCAGCTACCTCGTAAAGGCTCGCTACGAGGATCTGCCACCGGCCGTGCGCAAGGAAGGCGTACGCACCTTGCTCAACTGGGTGGGCGTCGCCGTCGGTGGCTCGCAACATGAGACGGTCGCGCGTGCACTCCGCGCGCTCGGGCCCTTCTCGGGGCCCGAACAGGCCAGCCTGCTGGGGCGGACCGAGCGGCTGGATATCATGAATACGGCCTTTCTCAATGGGGTGGCCAGCCATATCTTCGATTATGACGACACCCACCTGAAGACCATCATCCATCCCGCCGGGCCGGTGGTATCGGCCATTCTGGCGCTGTCCGAGTACCGGCCGGTAAGGGGGCGGGAGTTTCTGAATGCGCTGGTACTGGGTGTCGAAACCGAGTGCCGTATCGGCAATGCGGTCTATCCGAATCACTACGACGTGGGTTGGCACATCACCGGCACGGCCGGCGTGTTCGGTGCCGCGGCCGCCGCGGGTAAGTTGCTGGGCCTGAGCGAGCAGCAGCTGGTCTGGGCGCTGGGCCTGGCCGCGTCGCAGCCGGTTGGCCTGCGCGAATCCTTCGGCTCCATGAACAAGAGCTTCAATCCCGGCCGGGCCGCCAGCAATGGCCTCTTCGCCGCGCTACTGGCCGCGCAGGATTTCACCAGTTCAGACGGAATGCTCGAAGCGAAGCGCGGTTGGGCCCATACCATCAGCACCAAGCAGGACTTAGCCGAGATCACCGAGGGCCTGGGCACTCGCTACGAAGCGGCGCTCAACACCTACAAGCCGTTCGCCTGCGGCATCGTCATCCATCCGGCGTTGGATGCGGCCATCCAGTTGCGCAACAGGTATCAGCTCAAACCCGAGCAGATCGCCGAGGTTCGCTTGCGCGTCCATCCACTGGTGCTGGAGCTGACCGGCAAGCAGACCCCGCAGACCGGGCTGGAAGGCAAGTTCAGCATCTACCACTCCGTCGCCATCGCCCTGATCCAGGGCGCGGCGGGCGAACGCCAATACAGCGATCAGGCCGTCCAGGACCCTGCCGTGTTGGCGCTCCGATCCAAGGTGGTGGCCACCGTCGACCCTGAGATCAAGCCGCAGCAAGTGGACATGACCATCGTATTGAACGACGGTCGCCAGTTGCACCAGTACATCCAGCACGCCATCGGCAGCGTGGAAGTACCCATGACCGATGAGCAACTGGCAGCCAAGTTCAGTGACCTGGCCGAAGGCATCCTGCCCAGGCAGCAGACCCAGGCGCTGATGGAAACCTGCTGGCAGGTGGAGCAACTGGCGGACGCGAGCCAGATCGCCCGGGCGGCCAGGCGCAGTACCACCTAA
- a CDS encoding LysR family transcriptional regulator, with protein MKNMNVEIGDLRAFVAVADLGSFAAAARELYLSQPALSRRILKLENSLGVRLLNRTTRRIELSAPGRAFLGRARQVLNDFDESLLDVTDAANRLTGEVTLACVPTVINQLPEVLKQYQRQYPGILVRVMDEGASDVLTRVTRGEADFGINYLGAQEGNLVFEPLHEDDFVLVCPRSHPLATCASVRWAELASHSYIAVNKASGNRMLLDLALARIPDLPKPVLEARHVRTVIDLVAAGLGVATVPRLAIPASALDSYLVAVPLSEPAITRSLGLITRHGQLLSPAAQRLCDLLRQRGLAAGRLPTH; from the coding sequence ATGAAAAACATGAATGTCGAGATAGGCGATCTACGCGCCTTTGTCGCGGTGGCCGATCTCGGCAGCTTCGCCGCCGCCGCCCGGGAGTTGTACCTGTCTCAACCTGCCCTTTCCCGGCGCATACTCAAGCTCGAAAACAGCCTGGGCGTACGGCTGCTCAACCGGACCACGAGACGCATCGAACTCAGCGCCCCCGGTCGCGCCTTTCTGGGTCGGGCGCGCCAGGTACTGAACGACTTCGACGAATCCCTGCTCGACGTGACCGACGCCGCCAATCGGCTGACCGGTGAGGTCACCCTCGCCTGCGTACCCACGGTGATCAACCAATTGCCAGAGGTGCTCAAGCAGTATCAGCGGCAGTACCCGGGCATCCTGGTGCGCGTGATGGACGAAGGGGCCAGCGATGTCCTGACCCGGGTGACCCGTGGCGAAGCGGATTTCGGGATCAACTACCTGGGTGCGCAGGAGGGCAATCTCGTGTTCGAGCCGCTGCACGAGGATGACTTCGTGCTGGTCTGCCCCAGGAGTCACCCCTTGGCTACCTGCGCATCGGTGCGCTGGGCGGAATTGGCTAGCCATAGCTACATCGCGGTCAACAAGGCCAGCGGTAATCGCATGCTGCTGGACCTGGCCCTGGCCCGGATTCCTGATCTACCCAAGCCGGTCCTGGAAGCGCGGCATGTCCGCACCGTCATCGATCTGGTGGCCGCCGGCCTGGGTGTTGCCACGGTGCCGCGCCTGGCCATTCCGGCCAGTGCGCTCGATTCCTACCTAGTGGCCGTGCCTCTGAGCGAGCCTGCGATCACCCGCTCGCTGGGCCTTATCACTCGTCATGGTCAACTCCTCAGCCCTGCCGCGCAGCGCCTGTGCGACCTGCTCAGGCAACGGGGTTTGGCTGCCGGACGCCTTCCTACCCATTGA
- a CDS encoding methyl-accepting chemotaxis protein, with amino-acid sequence MFKNFRIGTRLIVSFIAVAAISLVVGMVGLNNSGQINDLATQLYQRELLGLSYIKEANLNLVVIGRARGNYLLATNDGDRTRAQAEVKQGLANVRDYLAKARPLFTSEASANNFRQIDELLNSYANRLDQAMATAQGQTLREANPVLDDQLASVRHYGDQVGALMDELSKRKEQNASDANDLTDQLYEHSRVMLIGIIAIGVAFGILLGFLMSRSITRPLGAAVVIADRLAAGDLTQRIEAEGRDETAALLRAMDGMSQRLAQIISDVRSASDGLASASEEISATAQSISQASTEQAASVEETSASIEEMSASIAQNTENAKVTDGMAGKAASEANEGGQAVSQTLTAMKTIADKIGIIDDIAYQTNLLALNAAIEAARAGEHGKGFAVVAAEVRKLAERSQIAAQEIGNVAQGSVALAERAGALLDEMVPSINKTSDLVQEITAASEEQSAGVGQINSAMLQLSQVTQQNASASEELAATAEEMSSQAEQLQQLMEYFTLSSSLTAKPLEAAAPKRSKPASSLDTARRAPLGGVPAGFARFEEHA; translated from the coding sequence ATGTTCAAGAATTTCCGGATTGGCACTCGGCTAATCGTGTCCTTTATCGCCGTCGCGGCTATTAGCCTCGTGGTCGGGATGGTAGGACTCAATAACAGTGGCCAGATCAATGATCTGGCGACGCAACTCTATCAACGCGAATTGCTCGGGCTTTCCTATATCAAGGAAGCCAATCTGAACCTCGTCGTCATAGGCCGTGCCCGCGGTAATTACCTGTTGGCCACCAATGACGGAGACCGCACCCGCGCCCAGGCGGAAGTCAAACAGGGGCTGGCGAACGTACGGGATTATCTGGCCAAGGCCCGACCGCTGTTCACCAGTGAGGCCTCGGCGAACAACTTCCGGCAGATCGACGAACTGCTCAACAGCTATGCCAACCGCCTGGATCAAGCCATGGCGACCGCCCAAGGCCAGACGCTGCGTGAAGCCAATCCGGTGCTGGACGACCAGCTCGCCAGCGTGCGGCACTACGGTGACCAGGTGGGTGCGCTGATGGACGAGCTGTCCAAGCGCAAGGAGCAGAACGCCAGTGACGCCAACGACCTGACCGACCAGCTCTATGAGCATAGCCGAGTCATGCTGATCGGCATCATCGCCATCGGGGTGGCCTTCGGCATCCTGCTCGGCTTCCTGATGAGTCGCAGCATCACCCGCCCGCTGGGTGCTGCGGTGGTCATTGCCGATCGCCTGGCGGCCGGTGACCTGACCCAGCGCATCGAAGCCGAAGGCCGCGATGAAACCGCCGCGCTGCTACGCGCCATGGACGGCATGAGCCAGCGCCTGGCGCAGATCATCAGCGACGTACGCAGCGCCTCCGATGGCCTGGCCAGTGCCTCGGAAGAGATCTCCGCCACGGCTCAGAGCATCAGCCAGGCCAGCACCGAACAGGCGGCCTCGGTCGAGGAAACCAGCGCCAGCATCGAAGAGATGTCGGCCTCCATCGCCCAGAACACCGAGAACGCCAAGGTCACCGACGGCATGGCCGGCAAGGCCGCGAGCGAGGCGAACGAAGGGGGCCAGGCGGTCAGCCAGACCCTGACCGCCATGAAGACCATCGCCGACAAGATCGGCATCATCGACGACATTGCCTATCAGACCAATCTGCTGGCGCTCAACGCCGCCATCGAAGCGGCCCGGGCCGGCGAGCATGGCAAGGGCTTCGCCGTGGTGGCCGCCGAGGTGCGCAAGCTGGCGGAACGCAGCCAGATCGCCGCCCAGGAGATCGGTAACGTCGCCCAGGGCAGCGTGGCCCTGGCCGAACGCGCCGGAGCTTTGCTGGACGAGATGGTGCCCTCCATCAACAAGACCTCCGATCTGGTACAGGAAATCACCGCCGCCTCGGAAGAACAGAGTGCCGGCGTCGGCCAGATCAACAGCGCCATGCTGCAACTGAGCCAGGTCACCCAGCAAAACGCCTCGGCGTCCGAGGAGCTGGCCGCCACCGCCGAAGAGATGAGCAGCCAGGCCGAGCAGCTCCAGCAGCTGATGGAATACTTCACCCTCAGCAGCTCACTCACCGCGAAACCGCTGGAAGCCGCCGCACCCAAGCGGTCGAAGCCGGCATCGTCCCTCGACACCGCGCGGCGCGCCCCTCTGGGCGGCGTGCCGGCCGGCTTCGCCCGTTTCGAGGAGCATGCCTGA
- a CDS encoding chemotaxis protein CheW: MLSRQFLIFQLGNERYGVNTGCVREIIEYGAVTTVPLLPPALRGVINLRGAAVPVMDLGVRFHDQVTETLRRSCIVVLETQVHGAAQLFGIVVDAVCEVLEIAADGIEPAPRFGASIRTDYISGMTKQGAGFVVLLDMERVLGEDELTQLAAATAA, encoded by the coding sequence ATGCTTTCCCGTCAGTTCCTCATCTTCCAGCTCGGCAACGAGCGCTATGGGGTGAATACCGGTTGCGTGCGGGAGATTATCGAGTATGGCGCGGTCACGACGGTCCCCCTGCTGCCGCCCGCGCTCCGCGGCGTCATCAACCTGCGCGGCGCCGCCGTACCGGTGATGGACCTCGGTGTGCGCTTTCATGACCAGGTGACCGAGACCCTGAGGCGCAGTTGCATCGTGGTCCTGGAGACCCAGGTCCACGGCGCGGCCCAGTTGTTCGGCATCGTCGTCGACGCCGTCTGCGAGGTGCTGGAGATCGCCGCCGACGGCATCGAGCCGGCCCCACGCTTCGGGGCCTCGATCCGCACCGACTACATCTCGGGCATGACCAAGCAAGGAGCGGGCTTCGTCGTCCTGCTCGACATGGAGCGGGTACTGGGCGAAGACGAACTCACGCAGCTTGCCGCCGCAACAGCTGCCTGA
- a CDS encoding GIY-YIG nuclease family protein: MLLFDLLKLWEPGFTAKNAKVHLARHNGKEHPLDVFLEGRFDGWQSWQTQRNFQKEFVVSLIQAGRPTRWLFAGLFRKIGSTPHTEPRPHYLYELERIEAAEEWVGRLYLDSQYKERHSYPLGTTLANDLVVSELLSKRLTIGDFPGYKSVNLTKEHLDIVVRQDISTWRSALSSVKGIYLITDSATGKLYVGKADGEDGIWGRWCTYAATTHGGNVALRQEFGIEAVPERKYDLRFSILEIADLHAMSHEISARENHWKEVLLTRLHGYNLN, from the coding sequence ATGCTGCTGTTCGATCTACTCAAGCTCTGGGAACCTGGCTTCACTGCCAAGAACGCCAAGGTTCACCTTGCCAGGCACAACGGTAAGGAACACCCGCTGGACGTCTTTCTCGAGGGGCGATTCGACGGCTGGCAATCCTGGCAGACGCAGCGCAATTTTCAAAAGGAGTTTGTCGTCTCGCTGATACAGGCCGGTCGTCCGACGCGGTGGTTGTTTGCGGGACTGTTCCGCAAAATTGGCAGTACTCCACACACCGAGCCTCGCCCTCACTACCTCTATGAGCTCGAACGGATAGAGGCAGCCGAGGAATGGGTGGGTCGACTCTATTTGGACAGCCAGTATAAAGAGCGCCATTCCTATCCGCTTGGTACGACCCTGGCCAACGATTTGGTTGTCAGCGAGCTGCTATCCAAGCGGCTGACCATCGGCGACTTCCCAGGCTATAAGTCCGTTAATTTGACGAAGGAGCATCTCGATATTGTGGTTCGCCAAGACATTTCGACGTGGCGATCTGCCTTATCCAGCGTCAAAGGCATCTACCTGATCACCGACAGTGCCACTGGGAAGCTTTATGTAGGCAAAGCTGACGGGGAAGACGGGATATGGGGACGTTGGTGCACATACGCTGCAACTACCCACGGGGGTAATGTCGCCTTGAGGCAGGAATTCGGAATCGAGGCAGTCCCGGAGCGGAAATATGATCTTCGATTCTCGATACTGGAAATCGCTGACCTACATGCAATGAGTCACGAAATATCGGCACGGGAAAATCATTGGAAGGAAGTCTTGTTGACCCGCTTGCATGGCTACAACCTGAATTGA
- the rlmE gene encoding 23S rRNA (uridine(2552)-2'-O)-methyltransferase RlmE has protein sequence MKRSKSSRRWLDEHVNDPFVKRAQKDGLRSRSSYKLIELNEKDKLIRPGMLVMDLGSAPGGWSQVAGGIVGDKGRVVATDILPMGALDNVDFVQGDFTDDGVFQKILGVLDGRQPDLIVSDIAPNISGVAAADQAAAMYLVELTLDMVRQVLKPGGNYVVKVFQGEGSDDFLKDVRSSFEKVSIRKPEASRPRSREVYLVGKGFKG, from the coding sequence ATGAAACGATCCAAAAGCAGCCGTCGGTGGCTGGATGAACACGTCAACGATCCCTTCGTGAAACGCGCTCAGAAAGACGGCCTGCGCTCGCGCTCCAGCTACAAGCTGATCGAGCTCAACGAGAAGGACAAGCTGATCCGCCCCGGCATGCTGGTCATGGATCTGGGCTCGGCTCCCGGCGGCTGGTCGCAGGTGGCGGGCGGCATCGTCGGCGACAAGGGTCGCGTGGTGGCGACCGACATCCTGCCGATGGGCGCCCTCGACAACGTCGACTTCGTGCAGGGCGACTTCACCGACGATGGCGTCTTCCAGAAGATCCTCGGCGTGCTCGATGGCCGGCAACCCGATCTGATCGTGTCCGACATCGCCCCCAACATCAGTGGTGTCGCAGCGGCCGACCAGGCGGCTGCCATGTACCTGGTCGAGCTGACCCTCGACATGGTGCGCCAGGTGCTCAAGCCGGGCGGCAACTACGTGGTCAAGGTGTTCCAGGGCGAAGGCTCCGATGACTTCCTCAAGGACGTGCGCAGCTCCTTCGAGAAGGTATCGATCCGCAAGCCCGAGGCCTCGCGACCCCGTTCGCGCGAGGTCTATCTGGTGGGCAAGGGCTTCAAGGGCTGA
- a CDS encoding NAD(P)/FAD-dependent oxidoreductase: MIRINELSLPLDHTPAELRQAIVARLNLRDADLLDFTVFKRSYDARKKNSVILFIYIIDLEVRDEAAVLARFAQDPQVRPAPDTGYYPVGQAPANLTERPLVVGFGPCGLFTALLLAQMGFKPIVLERGKDVRSRTKDTWALWRKKVLTPESNVQFGEGGAGLFSDGKLYSQIKDPKFYARKVMHEFVRAGAPEEILYVSKPHIGTFRLTGVVAAMREEIIALGGEVRFESKVTDLLIDGDQLEGVVLANGETLHSRHVVLALGHSSRDTFRMLHRQGVFIEAKPFAIGFRIEHPQGMIDEARLGKYAGHPELGAADYKVVYHAKNGRAVYSFCMCPGGTVVAATSEPGRVVTNGMSQYSRNERNANSGIVVGINPEQDFPGDPLAGVELQERLESRAYELGGSDYCAPGQLVGDFIRGVPSTEFGEVEPSYKPGVRLGDLAPSLPAYAIEAIREALPAFGKQIRGFDRHDAILTGIETRTSSPVRITRDHETLQSLNLRGLYPAGEGAGYAGGILSAGVDGIKVAEALAKAMLAEGDAQDAPLARAAG, translated from the coding sequence ATGATTCGCATCAACGAACTGTCCCTGCCGCTCGATCACACCCCCGCCGAATTGCGCCAGGCCATCGTCGCCCGCCTGAACCTGCGCGACGCGGACCTCCTCGATTTCACCGTGTTCAAGCGCAGCTACGATGCGCGCAAGAAGAACAGCGTCATCCTGTTCATCTACATCATCGACCTGGAAGTACGCGACGAGGCGGCGGTGCTGGCGCGCTTTGCCCAAGATCCCCAAGTGCGCCCCGCCCCGGACACCGGCTACTACCCGGTCGGCCAGGCGCCGGCCAATCTGACCGAGCGCCCCCTGGTCGTGGGCTTTGGCCCCTGCGGCCTGTTCACCGCCCTGCTGCTCGCCCAAATGGGCTTCAAGCCCATCGTGCTCGAACGCGGCAAGGACGTGCGCAGTCGCACCAAGGACACCTGGGCCCTATGGCGCAAGAAGGTGCTGACGCCCGAATCCAACGTGCAATTCGGCGAAGGCGGGGCGGGACTGTTTTCCGATGGCAAGCTCTACAGCCAGATCAAGGACCCGAAGTTCTACGCGCGCAAGGTGATGCACGAATTCGTCCGCGCCGGCGCGCCGGAAGAGATCCTCTACGTCAGCAAGCCGCACATCGGCACCTTCCGCCTCACCGGGGTGGTGGCGGCCATGCGTGAGGAAATCATCGCCCTCGGCGGTGAAGTCCGCTTCGAAAGCAAGGTGACCGATCTCTTGATCGACGGAGACCAGCTCGAAGGCGTGGTGCTCGCCAATGGCGAAACCCTGCACAGCCGCCATGTGGTGCTCGCGCTGGGCCACAGCTCCCGCGACACCTTCCGCATGCTGCACCGCCAGGGCGTGTTCATCGAGGCCAAGCCCTTCGCCATCGGCTTCCGCATCGAACACCCCCAGGGCATGATCGACGAGGCCCGCCTGGGCAAGTACGCCGGCCACCCGGAACTGGGCGCCGCCGACTACAAGGTGGTCTATCACGCCAAGAATGGCCGCGCCGTGTACAGCTTCTGCATGTGTCCGGGCGGCACCGTGGTGGCCGCTACCTCCGAGCCGGGCCGCGTCGTCACCAACGGCATGAGCCAGTACTCGCGCAACGAGCGCAACGCCAACTCCGGTATCGTGGTGGGCATCAATCCCGAGCAGGACTTCCCCGGCGATCCGCTGGCCGGTGTCGAGTTGCAGGAGCGCCTGGAATCGCGCGCCTACGAGCTGGGCGGTAGCGACTACTGCGCGCCCGGCCAGTTGGTCGGCGACTTCATCCGCGGCGTGCCTTCCACCGAATTCGGCGAGGTCGAGCCCTCCTACAAGCCCGGCGTGCGCCTGGGCGACCTGGCGCCATCGCTGCCCGCCTACGCCATCGAGGCCATTCGCGAGGCGCTGCCGGCCTTCGGCAAGCAGATCCGCGGCTTCGACCGCCATGACGCCATCCTGACCGGCATCGAGACCCGTACCTCTTCGCCGGTGCGTATCACCCGTGATCACGAGACGCTGCAGAGCCTCAATCTGCGCGGCCTCTATCCCGCGGGTGAAGGCGCCGGTTACGCCGGCGGCATCCTCTCCGCGGGCGTGGACGGCATCAAGGTGGCCGAGGCGCTGGCCAAGGCGATGCTCGCGGAAGGCGACGCGCAGGACGCCCCGCTAGCCCGGGCCGCTGGCTGA